Proteins found in one Aneurinibacillus uraniidurans genomic segment:
- a CDS encoding DinB family protein: MIHNVEEFVEFLGGLRKRTMNYVKAVPNSILEWKPAEDKFSTGDILRHLASSELMFLSVFEHGKWSYPGHESSKGETIEEIIPYMEACHTRLMEGLLSLGNDLLEKKVPTLHGHEVSSWRIMMALTEHEIHHRGQLSTYLQMNGIEPPQIFGLKIEQVER; this comes from the coding sequence ATGATCCATAATGTAGAGGAATTTGTAGAGTTTCTAGGCGGATTGCGCAAGCGTACCATGAACTATGTAAAGGCTGTACCGAATTCAATCCTGGAATGGAAACCGGCGGAGGATAAATTTTCAACGGGAGATATACTGCGCCATCTTGCTTCCTCTGAGCTTATGTTTTTGAGCGTATTCGAGCATGGGAAATGGAGTTACCCCGGTCATGAAAGCAGCAAAGGGGAAACTATCGAGGAAATTATTCCGTACATGGAAGCCTGTCATACAAGGTTAATGGAGGGCTTATTGAGCTTAGGAAATGATCTCCTGGAAAAAAAGGTTCCAACTTTACATGGACATGAAGTAAGCTCCTGGAGAATTATGATGGCACTGACAGAACACGAGATTCATCATCGGGGGCAGCTGTCCACATATCTTCAGATGAACGGAATCGAACCGCCCCAGATCTTTGGTCTGAAAATCGAACAAGTTGAAAGATAA
- a CDS encoding PLP-dependent aminotransferase family protein, which produces MREFSLNLLSNPKPLFFQIYSYFKDEILQGQLQYDAFLPSIRSCAQSLKVSKNTVENAYHLLVSEGYICNIPKKGYKVVHQGEKSIHDHLSISNDSYNQHIHLDFRYGNIELAAFPFNQWNKVRNTFIANNQSDYRVEGKSQGEYVLRKELSRLLYESRGVVSNPEQIIIGSTPQQLVSFLCQLLAVDKHIIGVEDPGYDGARNTFLNHGFQVCAIPLTADGVSIEELEKSHADVMYVSPSQQFMNKMAMSQDKRQQLIQWVYSNQYIIEDDYEWEFKDGDGYLPSIQSLYPEKVIYIGRISKALLPVSNISYLVLPYDVLSLFYAKVPEYDQPVPRLDQLTFSQYLSDGYWYKHLQKMRKKYEEKRKAFFEAISHNMRSLVEIEGKDIGLHVFLTVKTDKTESELIGLGLKKGVKVYGTSRYWFHRADKYPTVLLGYGALDCSQIYTGIKLLAEAWFESV; this is translated from the coding sequence ATGCGTGAGTTTTCTTTAAATCTTTTGTCCAATCCAAAGCCTTTATTTTTTCAAATTTATAGCTATTTTAAAGATGAAATATTACAAGGCCAATTACAATATGACGCTTTTCTTCCCTCCATACGAAGCTGTGCACAATCACTTAAAGTTAGTAAAAATACGGTAGAGAATGCCTATCACCTTTTAGTGTCAGAAGGATACATATGCAATATCCCCAAAAAAGGGTATAAGGTAGTGCATCAAGGCGAAAAGAGCATTCATGATCACTTATCTATTTCAAATGACTCATATAACCAACATATACATCTCGATTTTCGTTATGGAAATATTGAACTTGCTGCATTCCCTTTTAACCAGTGGAACAAAGTGCGTAACACCTTTATAGCTAATAATCAAAGTGATTATAGGGTAGAAGGGAAATCACAAGGGGAATACGTCTTACGGAAAGAACTATCAAGATTACTGTACGAATCGAGAGGAGTAGTATCTAATCCCGAACAAATTATTATTGGTTCTACTCCTCAGCAACTTGTATCTTTTTTATGCCAGCTCCTAGCAGTGGATAAACATATCATTGGGGTAGAAGATCCCGGATACGATGGGGCAAGGAACACTTTTTTAAACCACGGTTTCCAAGTGTGTGCGATTCCTTTAACCGCAGACGGAGTTTCGATAGAAGAACTTGAGAAAAGTCATGCCGATGTTATGTATGTAAGCCCTTCTCAGCAATTTATGAATAAGATGGCTATGTCTCAAGACAAAAGACAACAACTGATTCAGTGGGTCTATTCGAATCAATACATTATAGAGGATGACTACGAATGGGAATTTAAAGATGGAGACGGTTATTTACCTTCTATTCAAAGTCTATATCCCGAAAAGGTAATTTATATTGGCAGAATTTCAAAAGCGTTATTACCAGTCTCCAATATAAGCTACCTGGTACTTCCTTACGATGTACTCTCTTTATTTTACGCAAAAGTGCCAGAATATGATCAGCCTGTTCCGAGGCTTGATCAATTAACTTTTTCACAATATTTATCTGACGGCTATTGGTATAAGCATTTACAAAAGATGCGAAAAAAATATGAAGAGAAGCGGAAAGCCTTTTTTGAAGCTATATCACACAATATGAGGAGTTTAGTAGAAATCGAAGGGAAAGATATAGGCCTACACGTTTTCTTAACTGTCAAAACAGATAAAACAGAATCTGAGTTAATTGGGCTGGGTTTAAAAAAAGGCGTTAAAGTTTATGGAACATCTAGATATTGGTTTCATCGGGCAGATAAGTATCCAACTGTACTGCTCGGTTACGGAGCTTTAGATTGTAGTCAGATTTATACCGGCATAAAATTACTGGCTGAAGCTTGGTTTGAATCCGTTTAA
- a CDS encoding HAD family hydrolase yields MNFIFDMDGTICFKGQPISKNILDLLLELQESGHFVGFASARPCRDMLPVLDDRFNNHLLIGANGAMTYYQGKPRFFTPIPTTLAEEIVTILDDYHAEYLIDDKWNYAFNLKPQHPFLMNVDPHKLATHIAIDQIESFIKIVVLSCTNFEELSRRMAQLDVTIHYHSAEGILDITYKDVNKMAALEQSGLSLEPFVCFGNDMNDLPLFKKAHHSVVIGEYEPLLMIAKDQILVDEKTEQNIISKLHELSTVFV; encoded by the coding sequence ATGAACTTTATTTTTGATATGGATGGAACCATTTGCTTTAAGGGACAACCCATTTCGAAGAACATTTTAGATCTTTTATTGGAGTTACAGGAATCCGGTCATTTTGTTGGATTTGCTTCTGCACGACCTTGTCGTGACATGCTGCCGGTTTTAGATGACCGATTTAACAACCATCTTTTAATCGGAGCTAACGGGGCGATGACGTACTACCAAGGAAAGCCCCGCTTCTTTACTCCGATTCCGACTACATTAGCTGAAGAAATCGTTACTATACTGGATGATTATCATGCTGAATATCTCATTGATGATAAGTGGAACTATGCTTTCAATTTGAAACCGCAGCATCCTTTTCTTATGAATGTAGATCCACATAAGTTGGCTACTCATATAGCAATTGATCAAATTGAGTCTTTCATTAAAATTGTTGTGTTATCTTGCACTAACTTTGAAGAATTATCGCGGAGAATGGCACAGTTAGATGTCACCATTCATTATCATTCTGCTGAAGGTATTTTAGATATCACATATAAAGATGTGAATAAAATGGCCGCCCTGGAGCAATCAGGTCTCTCTCTAGAGCCGTTTGTTTGCTTTGGAAATGACATGAACGATCTCCCGTTATTTAAAAAGGCTCACCACTCCGTCGTAATCGGTGAATATGAACCTCTTCTTATGATAGCGAAAGACCAAATTTTGGTTGATGAAAAAACCGAACAAAATATTATCTCGAAACTACATGAGCTTAGTACCGTATTTGTTTAA
- a CDS encoding M24 family metallopeptidase, with the protein MNQSLEKKHVSLRDAEKKAEDLFKAIEEKGILRGGVTEKQINQEIYELAFQMFGIKKYWHKRIVRAGRNTLYPYRENPPDLTVSEEDIIFLDFGPIFEDWEADFGRTYVLGEDPMKIKLRNDLEQAWEEGKAFFQSNPTITGSELFAFACDLAKKYGWEFGSPIAGHLIGEFPHEQIQGDEVENYIHPDNPVPMREPDQNGQTRDWILEIHFIDRELKIGGFFEQLLTVE; encoded by the coding sequence ATGAATCAGTCCCTGGAGAAAAAGCACGTATCTCTGCGCGATGCTGAAAAGAAGGCTGAAGATCTATTTAAAGCGATCGAAGAAAAAGGCATCCTACGTGGCGGTGTAACGGAAAAACAAATCAATCAAGAAATTTATGAGTTAGCCTTCCAAATGTTCGGTATTAAGAAATATTGGCATAAACGTATTGTGCGAGCTGGAAGGAACACCTTATATCCTTATCGTGAAAATCCACCAGATTTAACTGTGTCGGAGGAAGACATTATCTTTCTTGACTTCGGCCCCATCTTTGAAGACTGGGAAGCTGATTTCGGTCGGACATACGTTCTTGGAGAAGATCCAATGAAAATAAAGCTGCGTAATGATCTTGAACAAGCTTGGGAAGAGGGAAAAGCCTTCTTTCAATCCAATCCAACTATTACAGGCAGTGAACTTTTCGCATTTGCTTGTGATCTTGCGAAAAAGTATGGATGGGAATTCGGAAGCCCAATTGCAGGTCACCTCATTGGTGAATTCCCTCATGAACAAATTCAAGGAGATGAAGTTGAAAACTATATTCATCCCGATAATCCAGTTCCCATGAGAGAACCTGATCAGAACGGCCAGACACGAGACTGGATTCTAGAGATACACTTTATTGATCGGGAACTGAAAATCGGCGGCTTCTTCGAGCAGTTATTAACAGTTGAATAG
- the cyoE gene encoding heme o synthase has translation MLAQTVKTGIIKSNLIPMFAGLTLALYTYQISLSAKLPEILCALIGSTLVMGAAGAFNNLYDRDIDAVMERTKHRPTVTGAIKPKSVLWLGIVMSILGLAVLALATPLAAFLGFLGLFFYVVPYTMWSKRRTIYNTEVGSISGAMPPLIGWAAIHPDVTHPAILGLFLIMIIWQMPHFYAIAIRKHTEYEAANIPMLPVVKGVKRTYIQTNIYLVVLVAVSFLFGSLSVGIMLVALLLSVAWLVLSVVGYKRMDPEKWAKALFVFSLFHMTILFSTVIIYSLIGILFTR, from the coding sequence ATTTTGGCACAAACCGTTAAAACCGGGATTATTAAATCAAATCTGATTCCGATGTTTGCAGGATTGACATTGGCCTTATATACATATCAGATTAGCTTGTCTGCTAAACTTCCCGAAATACTATGTGCTTTGATTGGCTCGACTTTGGTAATGGGTGCCGCAGGTGCGTTTAATAACTTGTATGATCGTGATATTGATGCGGTTATGGAGAGAACAAAACATAGACCGACTGTGACCGGTGCAATAAAGCCAAAGTCTGTATTATGGCTTGGAATTGTGATGAGCATTCTTGGACTAGCGGTACTGGCACTAGCAACGCCGCTAGCGGCATTCTTAGGATTTCTGGGTTTGTTTTTTTATGTAGTCCCATACACGATGTGGAGTAAACGGCGAACGATTTATAATACGGAGGTGGGAAGTATTTCTGGAGCCATGCCACCTCTTATAGGATGGGCGGCGATTCATCCAGACGTTACGCATCCTGCAATTCTGGGACTTTTTTTGATTATGATTATCTGGCAAATGCCTCACTTTTATGCGATCGCGATTCGTAAACACACTGAATATGAGGCGGCAAATATCCCTATGCTTCCAGTTGTTAAAGGTGTGAAGCGAACATATATACAAACGAATATCTATTTAGTGGTGTTAGTTGCAGTCAGTTTTCTTTTTGGGTCTTTAAGTGTTGGGATTATGTTAGTTGCACTTCTTTTAAGTGTGGCATGGCTTGTCTTAAGTGTTGTCGGTTATAAAAGGATGGACCCGGAGAAATGGGCAAAGGCTCTGTTTGTTTTTTCGCTTTTCCATATGACCATTTTATTTTCGACAGTTATTATTTACTCGCTTATTGGCATTCTTTTTACCCGTTAA
- a CDS encoding TetR/AcrR family transcriptional regulator, whose protein sequence is MAKRRLTQKERKQETRQMLLESAAETFAQLGFHGASVDKIAEFAGFSKGAVYAHFESKEELFLALLEQQIQSHVNLIHEVWSEQQSFDHVIENIDDYFHLVSKKSRVWSILSMEFLLYAMRDESVRKKWAALIIESVDKISKIIGKMMSEKNHECTLSSEELAWTILSLENGMTIFSHITGERTPPNLYGKALQNILRQDIS, encoded by the coding sequence GTGGCCAAACGAAGATTAACTCAAAAAGAGCGCAAACAGGAAACACGACAAATGCTCCTCGAATCCGCTGCGGAAACTTTTGCGCAACTTGGTTTTCATGGAGCCTCTGTCGATAAAATTGCGGAGTTTGCCGGATTTAGTAAAGGGGCTGTTTATGCCCATTTCGAATCCAAAGAAGAGTTGTTTCTCGCTTTACTAGAGCAACAAATTCAATCACATGTAAATCTCATTCATGAAGTGTGGAGCGAACAGCAATCATTCGATCATGTAATCGAAAACATAGATGATTATTTCCATTTAGTTAGCAAAAAAAGCCGCGTATGGAGCATCCTGAGCATGGAATTTCTCTTATACGCAATGCGTGATGAATCTGTACGCAAGAAATGGGCGGCTCTGATTATAGAATCCGTAGACAAAATTTCTAAAATCATTGGGAAGATGATGTCAGAAAAAAATCATGAATGCACTTTATCTTCAGAAGAACTAGCCTGGACAATTCTGTCACTAGAGAACGGCATGACCATATTTTCTCATATTACCGGAGAACGTACGCCTCCAAACCTATATGGAAAAGCACTACAAAACATACTCCGCCAAGATATATCATGA
- a CDS encoding staygreen family protein: protein MSVFNPQKLFVKFIPPATFYHPIEGRKYTLTHSDITAELFLDIGCVYNYEAINWKMRDEVLAEWVKNQQGLLILMGKAYVDGGEFDKNVSGIRFNVFKKEMDTALKGIIYGDIPFYSTYPVLLDAPIYLSYESVYPEYRNVFYYGTPRQYLKQIYQGS from the coding sequence ATGTCTGTTTTTAACCCACAGAAATTATTTGTGAAATTTATTCCACCCGCCACTTTTTACCACCCGATTGAAGGAAGGAAATATACGCTTACCCATTCTGACATTACCGCTGAATTATTTCTGGATATTGGATGTGTGTACAATTATGAGGCTATTAACTGGAAAATGCGAGATGAAGTACTGGCAGAATGGGTGAAAAATCAGCAGGGTCTTTTAATTTTAATGGGAAAGGCATATGTAGACGGTGGAGAATTCGACAAAAATGTTTCAGGCATCCGTTTTAACGTATTCAAAAAAGAAATGGACACTGCACTAAAAGGAATTATATATGGAGACATACCGTTTTATTCTACTTATCCCGTCCTGCTTGATGCCCCCATCTACCTTTCCTATGAATCTGTTTATCCAGAGTATAGGAATGTTTTTTATTACGGTACACCACGTCAATACTTAAAACAAATCTACCAAGGTTCATGA
- a CDS encoding HAMP domain-containing methyl-accepting chemotaxis protein, protein MSVGKKLLLSSMAIFLIILFLGVNALLRMNDINKKADEINTSWLPGVASINNINFLTEHVLTQELKFMDSTKPEERKNLAEQMNKTLAKVQDTLASYEKTIFLDEDRKNFEGLKKEWAAYQDIHQQIVNSKIGDTKLFLQLREQSAASFSAMQNYLDALVKLNNDGSDKAATEANDIYTNGKWLIIILEIVAIVSSLAISLLLARNITRPLKLVTENVKLVSEGDLSLEAVQVANRDEIGELAAHFNDMVVKLRHVVTSINTSAEQVAETSFQLSEAAQQSGESSAQVAATINDVAEGASRQADQAGMILRIMNTTKEKVDIGNQQAVKTLQNANASTTLSHEGNTAIRDAVEHLDTVKETVELATDSIQKLGKRSEEIGNIITVITDISSQTNLLALNAAIEAARAGEQGKGFAVVADEVRKLAEESSKAAGQITELIHHIQSETFTTIETMEKNLEAVHHQVHIIERGGDALDRIVKNVEETEKDTKHVQEIFKEINQNSHEVFTSIQGISHVIEEAAASSQEVAAVAEEQSATVQEIAASSTELSTIAARLKQEVSIFKLA, encoded by the coding sequence ATGTCGGTTGGGAAAAAACTACTCTTATCGTCAATGGCTATTTTTTTAATCATTTTATTTTTAGGGGTAAACGCTTTGCTCCGAATGAATGACATTAACAAAAAAGCTGATGAAATTAACACAAGCTGGCTGCCTGGAGTTGCTTCTATAAATAATATTAACTTTTTAACGGAGCATGTACTCACACAGGAACTAAAGTTTATGGACTCTACGAAACCTGAGGAAAGAAAAAATCTAGCAGAACAAATGAATAAAACCTTGGCTAAAGTCCAGGACACATTAGCTAGTTATGAAAAAACCATTTTTTTAGATGAAGATCGAAAAAACTTCGAAGGCTTAAAAAAAGAATGGGCAGCTTATCAAGATATTCATCAACAGATCGTAAACTCAAAAATAGGGGATACCAAGCTGTTTTTACAACTAAGAGAGCAATCTGCTGCCTCATTCTCTGCGATGCAAAACTATCTTGATGCGCTTGTGAAACTGAATAACGATGGTTCTGATAAAGCAGCGACAGAGGCAAATGATATTTATACAAATGGGAAATGGCTCATTATCATTCTAGAGATCGTTGCCATTGTGAGTAGCCTTGCTATTTCTTTACTGCTGGCTCGTAACATTACTCGTCCACTTAAATTAGTCACAGAAAACGTAAAGCTTGTGTCGGAAGGGGATTTAAGTTTAGAAGCTGTCCAGGTCGCTAATCGTGATGAAATCGGTGAATTAGCTGCACATTTTAACGATATGGTCGTGAAACTACGTCATGTTGTTACCTCCATTAATACGAGTGCCGAACAAGTGGCTGAAACGTCTTTTCAGCTTTCGGAAGCGGCTCAACAATCAGGGGAAAGTTCTGCGCAAGTAGCTGCTACGATTAACGACGTTGCCGAAGGAGCTTCCCGACAAGCAGATCAAGCTGGTATGATTCTAAGAATAATGAATACTACAAAGGAAAAAGTAGACATCGGGAATCAGCAGGCCGTAAAAACCTTACAAAACGCCAACGCTTCTACTACGCTTTCGCATGAGGGGAATACAGCTATTCGTGATGCGGTTGAACATTTGGATACGGTCAAAGAAACGGTGGAACTCGCCACAGATTCTATTCAAAAACTAGGGAAGCGATCAGAAGAAATCGGAAATATTATTACCGTTATTACAGACATCTCAAGCCAAACGAATCTCCTGGCACTAAATGCGGCGATCGAGGCTGCACGTGCTGGGGAACAAGGTAAGGGATTTGCTGTTGTTGCAGATGAGGTACGAAAGCTAGCGGAAGAATCAAGTAAAGCTGCGGGACAAATTACAGAATTGATTCACCATATTCAATCTGAAACATTTACGACAATCGAAACAATGGAGAAGAACCTAGAAGCGGTTCATCATCAGGTACACATTATAGAGCGGGGCGGAGACGCATTAGATCGGATTGTAAAAAATGTAGAAGAAACTGAAAAAGATACAAAACACGTACAAGAGATTTTTAAAGAAATAAATCAGAACTCGCACGAAGTATTTACCTCTATCCAGGGAATCTCGCACGTCATTGAAGAAGCTGCGGCATCTTCCCAGGAGGTGGCTGCAGTAGCCGAAGAACAGTCTGCTACGGTACAAGAAATCGCAGCCAGCTCTACAGAGTTATCTACGATTGCTGCACGCCTGAAACAGGAAGTGTCCATTTTTAAATTAGCCTAA
- a CDS encoding helix-turn-helix transcriptional regulator, producing MEAVMKNPDEVRHKELGEFLKTRRARLLPEQVGLPSGSRRRTTGLRREEVAQLARVSVDWYTRLEQGRDINVSAHFLEELARVLKLSSSERRHLFLLARQQMPFEKTDTSGKVSPALQKFLNHQDPNPAYVTNLKWDFVAWNQAACKVFGDYNTMSELERNSLWRAFTSPYMRKLLEDDWEAHAQRRLAQFRAGYGRYIDEPWWGEMIDKLTKESEEFREWWLRHDVLDTPEGRKVLHHPQVGELVLGHLSFQVSDAPDLIVTVHMSETEETLEKLWQLLR from the coding sequence ATGGAGGCTGTAATGAAAAATCCTGATGAGGTGCGTCACAAAGAGTTAGGCGAATTTCTTAAAACAAGACGCGCCCGGCTTCTTCCTGAACAGGTTGGATTACCCTCGGGAAGTCGGAGGCGTACAACAGGTTTAAGACGCGAAGAAGTAGCGCAGTTAGCAAGAGTTAGCGTAGATTGGTACACCAGGTTAGAACAGGGGCGGGATATCAATGTATCCGCACATTTTTTAGAGGAATTGGCGAGGGTACTAAAACTGAGCAGCAGTGAAAGACGACATCTGTTCCTGCTAGCTAGGCAGCAAATGCCTTTTGAAAAAACGGACACCTCAGGCAAAGTAAGTCCAGCTTTACAAAAGTTTTTGAACCATCAGGATCCAAATCCGGCCTATGTGACGAATCTTAAGTGGGATTTTGTAGCCTGGAATCAGGCGGCGTGCAAAGTTTTTGGAGATTATAATACGATGTCGGAGTTAGAGCGAAATTCCCTATGGAGAGCGTTTACATCACCGTACATGAGGAAGCTTCTGGAGGATGATTGGGAGGCGCATGCTCAAAGACGGCTAGCCCAGTTTCGTGCTGGTTACGGAAGGTATATCGATGAGCCATGGTGGGGGGAAATGATCGATAAACTAACGAAAGAGAGCGAAGAGTTTCGAGAATGGTGGTTGCGGCATGATGTCCTAGATACACCGGAAGGAAGAAAGGTGCTTCACCATCCGCAAGTAGGAGAACTAGTTCTCGGTCATCTCTCATTTCAGGTAAGTGATGCGCCTGATTTAATAGTTACGGTGCATATGTCGGAAACTGAGGAAACGTTGGAGAAGTTATGGCAACTTCTTCGTTGA
- a CDS encoding alpha/beta hydrolase, whose protein sequence is MQRNFTRRDIEFDADGITLRGWLYVPESNGHQVPAIVMAHGYSAVKEMYLDRYAEVFAQAGLAALVFDYRGFGASDGMPRQEVNPWQQIEDYRHAITYASMMPEVDNNRIGVWGSSYSGGHVLVVAATDRRVKCVVSQVPTISGYQSALRRVPGEAVEKLLHSFAEDRVRRMKGEEPQMLSVIPHEADGNAIYTMPDAVKWYSEGGALAPGWRNEVTLRSVEFSRSYEPGIYVSRISPTPLLMIVGENDYVTPTDLALEAYENALQPKRLALLSGGHFDPYLNHFEQSSTEAVKWFSQHLLK, encoded by the coding sequence ATGCAAAGGAATTTTACTAGACGAGATATTGAATTCGATGCAGATGGTATCACTCTTCGCGGGTGGCTCTATGTACCCGAATCCAATGGTCATCAAGTTCCTGCCATCGTAATGGCACATGGCTATTCTGCTGTGAAAGAAATGTATCTTGACCGTTATGCAGAAGTATTTGCCCAAGCTGGGCTTGCAGCATTAGTTTTTGATTATCGCGGTTTTGGCGCAAGTGATGGCATGCCTCGTCAAGAAGTTAATCCTTGGCAACAAATTGAAGACTATCGTCATGCTATCACATACGCGAGCATGATGCCTGAAGTAGATAACAACAGAATTGGCGTGTGGGGATCAAGTTATAGTGGAGGACATGTTTTGGTTGTAGCTGCCACAGACCGACGTGTGAAATGTGTAGTTTCTCAAGTACCTACGATAAGTGGGTATCAAAGTGCTCTACGTCGTGTACCTGGGGAAGCAGTAGAAAAATTGTTACATTCATTTGCGGAAGACCGTGTTCGTCGTATGAAAGGCGAGGAGCCACAAATGCTTTCTGTAATCCCTCATGAAGCGGATGGAAACGCGATTTACACGATGCCAGATGCTGTAAAATGGTATTCCGAAGGTGGAGCACTCGCTCCGGGTTGGCGCAATGAAGTGACATTACGTTCTGTAGAGTTTTCAAGATCTTATGAACCTGGTATCTATGTTTCCAGAATCAGTCCAACACCGTTACTTATGATCGTTGGCGAAAACGATTATGTTACGCCTACTGATCTGGCCCTCGAAGCTTATGAAAATGCGTTACAGCCAAAAAGATTAGCATTGTTGTCAGGTGGACACTTTGATCCGTATCTCAATCATTTTGAACAATCAAGTACAGAAGCCGTCAAATGGTTTAGTCAACACTTGTTGAAGTAA
- a CDS encoding MarR family winged helix-turn-helix transcriptional regulator has translation MTKDTKVINDSTAIPSLIQSKRQIERYNLDVDAQAILVASRLMAAGAKLGHAAEIHFSRFDLSTGRYRLLADLEDNEGEELPSQLAEHLGVTRATVTGLIDTLERDGLVSRRPSSHDGRQKSVILTEEGRKKLREMAPEHFARLEAMVGSLSIEERSVFLDLLGRVTQGISALTDESGKPNE, from the coding sequence ATGACCAAGGATACTAAAGTAATAAATGACAGTACCGCTATTCCCTCGCTTATACAATCCAAGCGCCAGATTGAACGCTATAACCTCGATGTAGATGCACAGGCTATACTCGTCGCGTCTAGGCTAATGGCAGCGGGAGCCAAGCTTGGACATGCTGCGGAAATTCATTTCTCCAGATTCGATTTATCAACGGGTCGTTATCGTTTACTTGCAGACCTTGAAGATAACGAAGGAGAAGAATTACCCTCGCAATTGGCGGAGCATCTAGGTGTTACACGTGCTACAGTGACAGGTCTTATCGACACGCTTGAGCGAGATGGCCTCGTATCCCGGCGACCAAGTTCACACGATGGCCGTCAGAAATCGGTCATTTTAACGGAGGAAGGAAGAAAGAAGCTCCGTGAAATGGCTCCTGAGCATTTCGCTCGACTGGAAGCAATGGTGGGCTCACTCAGTATCGAGGAGCGTAGTGTATTTCTCGACCTGCTCGGCCGGGTTACACAAGGCATCTCAGCGCTAACGGATGAATCAGGCAAACCAAATGAATAA
- a CDS encoding SDR family oxidoreductase yields the protein MIVIMGATSIIGSALLKRLIDLGVPARALSREPEKLRSQIADLGQSTIEVAAADASDPESLRRAFTGATQLFLTMSNSPRQIELETSIIHIAAEAGIEHIVKISSPAFEKSSPVTVAGWHSEIEKALCESGLTHTVLRPYAFMQNLLRFAPTIVTQDAFFGSMGDSPCNFIDCRDIADVAAEVLTNREVSGQIYTLTGSEVFSYPQIANKLSALLNRPIHYIDMDRHVLLRSLMEHEHMPAWLANHVVEIQAMSTVVPEKPTDTVKRLLGREPRTLDAFLYEYVESFR from the coding sequence ATGATCGTTATAATGGGAGCAACAAGTATAATCGGCAGTGCACTTTTGAAACGTTTGATTGATCTTGGCGTACCTGCGCGAGCGCTAAGTAGAGAGCCTGAGAAATTACGGAGTCAGATCGCGGATTTAGGTCAGTCGACTATCGAGGTCGCAGCGGCTGATGCTTCCGATCCTGAATCATTGCGCCGGGCGTTTACAGGAGCTACCCAGCTCTTCCTTACAATGTCCAACAGTCCAAGACAGATCGAATTGGAGACTTCAATCATTCATATTGCCGCCGAAGCTGGAATCGAGCACATCGTAAAGATATCCAGTCCTGCCTTCGAGAAAAGCTCTCCAGTGACAGTGGCAGGTTGGCATAGCGAAATTGAGAAAGCTCTATGCGAATCTGGTCTCACTCACACGGTGTTACGCCCGTATGCGTTCATGCAAAACTTGCTGCGTTTTGCCCCAACGATCGTAACACAAGATGCTTTTTTCGGCTCCATGGGTGATTCACCATGTAACTTCATTGACTGTCGAGATATTGCGGATGTTGCCGCAGAGGTCCTGACCAACCGGGAGGTATCAGGACAAATCTATACGCTTACCGGTTCGGAGGTTTTTAGCTATCCCCAGATCGCGAATAAACTATCCGCCCTGCTTAATCGACCGATACACTACATAGACATGGACCGCCACGTACTGCTCCGAAGTCTAATGGAGCACGAGCACATGCCTGCTTGGCTCGCGAACCACGTTGTGGAGATTCAAGCCATGTCTACGGTGGTGCCGGAAAAACCTACGGACACTGTAAAGCGCTTGCTCGGTAGAGAGCCTCGCACTCTAGACGCTTTTCTGTATGAATATGTAGAAAGTTTCCGATAG